In Prionailurus viverrinus isolate Anna chromosome C2, UM_Priviv_1.0, whole genome shotgun sequence, one DNA window encodes the following:
- the UTS2B gene encoding urotensin-2B translates to MNKILSTTLCFGLLTLLSVMIFFELVHGRPYLTQGNELFPDKEDANHEELLLALLNKNFDFQRPSSIDTELTGKLEELNQLENLKEQLAEAKDSEISYAIGGLSSSHPNKRDLLAKRTIPIIGRGTGTG, encoded by the exons ATGAACAAGATCCTTTCAACCACTCTTTGCTTTGGACTCCTAACTTTGTTATCTGTAATGATATTTTTCGAATTGGTGCATGGACGGCCATATCTTACCCAAG GAAATGAATTGTTTCcagataaagaagatgcaaaCCACGAAGAACTATTGCTGGCTCTACTGAATAAAAATTTTGATTTCCAAAGACCTTCTAGCATTG ATACAGAACTGACTGGCAAATTGGAAGAACTTAACCAG CTGGAAAATCTAAAAGAGCAGCTCGCAGAGGCCAAAGATTCGGAGATATCCTATGCTATAGGTGGTCTATCTTCTTCCCATCCCAATAAGCGag ACCTGTTGGCTAAAAGGACAATTCCAATAATTGGCAGAGGAACAGGGACAGGATAA